CCCTAgagagacccacaatgcccttagggagagaattccagaatttttgacccagcagtgaaggaacagcaataagtTTCCAAGTCCAGGTAGTGAATGGacttgcaagtggtagtgttccaatttatctgctgcccctgattcccattgattccaattttgctagggctcctttgTTCAATTGCAACTGACTAAATTGTTAATAACTGCTAGGTAAGCAAAGTATTTCCAAACATCGCGCTTTATGCTTCTGTACTTACTGCACTATCCTTCATAACAAGCCTTTTGTGAGTCACCAACAGTTTTTCAAGGGGATAGATGACACGACGCAGATAGGTCTCGTCCTTGTTGTGATCGTACTGCCACTGGGCATCCAAAACATCATGCATCGTTACCATGTTATCCTGAAGTTTTAAAGCAAAACGTAGCACTCAAGTTACCGACAAACATAAAaggatttccaaaaaaaaactgtcaagcCAAGAGTGCCCCTATGAGGGCACATATTGCCATCAAGTGTAACAACCCCAAGGCTTTTCACTTTTCCAAAGTTAAATTACCAGTGCAGGAGCAAAGTAACCTGTACTGAACTCAACACTTTGGGATCAGCCAGAATTTAAGACAATAGAAACATTAGGCATTGCATTACACGTTTATTAAAATATGCTACCACTGTTGTGGTAACCAAACTAGAACCAAAAGACCACTTCAGGCAATTCAAATGTTCCCTAATGTAGTAGAGTGGCATTCCTACCATTTCACTGTTTACACCAGATCGTACTCTTCTCAGTTCCTGCATTTGACCTCCAACTCCAAGCAACAGGCCAAGATGTACACACAGTGTTCTGATATAGGTCCCTGCTTCACAGCTCACCCAAAAAATTCCTAGAAACAGACATGAAAGCAATAGAGGCTATATACAAATACTACCATATTCAGCAAGGCAATTTTAAGTTTGGTTAAATGAAGAAATTGCCACACTTGCACCACACAGCATACAACATCTAATAACAAGCCAAGGTGCATAGCCATCAGTcaagggtgatagatagaagtcATCTTTGCACAGTGTGCTAATGTCATCTCTGTAGCATCATGTGGCTAGAAAGCAACTTGGCAAGCATGAGCTTCCATTATAAACCAATTGCTTTGGATTGGATCTTTTGAACTATACATCACTTTTCTGGTGACAGTCACATAATAAGATGGGAAATTTCACACTGTTTAATTGCTAAATTTCCTGAAACATTACCTGCCTAAACGCATTTGCTGCTGTTCAAGTGTCTCCTGGATAATATCTTAGAGGCTAGAAGCATGAGCATGTCGCAAGCTTGTGCTCACCAGTCAAAATTCCCAATTTACATTCACCCATTACCAGTGCTCTCTAATCTATTTTAGCCCTAGTCTAGCAATGTCACAACATGAAAATTCGCACATAGGACTTGTAAACCTCCACAGGCTTAACtcactccccatatcccttcaatgcGCATAACCAAAATCTTGCTTCCTCCAACCTTATTCAACATGGGGTATCAATaatcttctgaggcagagaactcCCACAATTCATAAACCTGTGAAAACTTTCTACTAAATATGCCATATAGCTGTAAATGGTTTAGATTACTGCAAACACTCACCTAACCGTCTCTCTGGATCATACTCAACTAGTTTACTATTGTAGACAGTCCGGACTCTTAATTGTCTCTTGACAGCAGCAATTAGAGGTGGACGTTGGAATAAGGCTCCAGTCAGCATCTCCAAGCCCTAAATGAGAAATGCACGAAGGTTTACATAACAGTGCTGAGCAAGTCAAGTATAAATCGACAGATATAATCACTCCATTAAAATTAGTTATTCACAACATTGAAATTAACCTTGAATTTTTGTAATACAATACTGAACTACATGTTAAAATCATAATACATTCATAACTTGAAATTTTAACCACAATACCTCTAACACATAGCCAGGAGTTAAGTCCATTTAGAACTATTTATGTACGTGATCAGATTGCATCATTCATCTTAGTAGAATTAGATCCCAaaaggattcaaatcctgccaaaccATCTCACATCCACATACACCCAATCAGGGACCAGTAACTTCTCAGCAGAACGCCAAAAAATTCCATGGCACAAGATAAATGTATTTCACCCAGAGCCTTAAACAAGACTCAGTGTGCTGCAATGCAAGTGGTTAGCATCACTCGGCGAATGGATAAACTTATTCATCATTTCACGTACACAATAAAGCACTTAACAGATAAAACAAGAGATAGAATAAGCCAGTCTTGGAATAGGGATGAACAAACACGATCTTCACTAGCACAACTTTGGGATTAGCACAGATCAAGTAATTTATTCACGTCACTTGAAATATGTTTGCATCCCTACCTCCGTGTCAACTGTCAGCTTGGGTAACCTGAGAAATACAATAataagaaacccacactgctcctATAACTCCCATATAGCATTCAATTTTGAAAGTTAATTTACACATTGTGGGTAACACTGCCTtatgccagtatttattacccatccttaattgcccagagggcagcaaagagtcaaccacattactacagatctagagtcacatgtagacgaggtaaggatagcagtttctttccctttcCTCAAAAGCCCTGCAGAATCTTTAATGAAGTAACTTGAAATTTTAAGTTTGGAAGAACCctaagaaaacaaaacaatacaGGCCTACTTACCCGGCTAAGTTGATGTTCATTTTCAATAGCATTGTGCAGCCGAACAATTCCCACGTACTCTTTGCCTACAATTAATAGCACAAGAGTCGTCAGGACAGGCCACGTCAGTTACTGTATCACAAACTGTGATATCAATGAGCCTCAAACAGAAGCAGTCCCTTATAAAAATTGCATTGACCTGATAGTAATTCTTTAGTGGGATTAAGAGATCCTAAATTCTTCATAAATAACAAATTCAAGCGAAGCCACGTACAAGAATTTTGCTGCACTGTGGCAGAAAGTAATGAAAACAGCATTGGTTTCAGATCAATTTGAGATTTCAacatcagagatgaaaatgaaaAAATTAAATTAGCGATCAAACTTAATGCAACATATGTGATTTTCCAAAAAGGCAGAAGTATTATGCTGCAACCAGACAGGTTAGTAAAGGAAGCCACTTACCAGCACTCTGCTGGGATTTGACTAGCCGCGTTGCTCGTTCTATACAAACAATTAGACACCCGGTCACTTTGGGATCCAACGTTCCACTGTGACCAGTCTTTTCCACCCGCAGAATCCTGCGTATCCATGCCACAACTTCATGCGAAGATGGGTTTGCTGGTTTATCAAGGTTAATAAATCCTGACCTGCCAAAATGTAACTTGTATCAATGTGCCTTTTAGCAGCCATGAAAGATCAATAATTATTTTCGGTTCTTTAATTCCTTCTAAAAACGTCACCTTTCTTGTCCCCACCCCACTATCAACAGCAACATTTCATAAACAGACAAGGCAGCTACAACACACTAGCTTCAGTAATGCCTCATCTTGGATTGTAAACATACCTTACGTATTCAGaaatttcccttttaagtggtgaGCAGCCATTTGGAATAGGAGTGTAATGTGTTGTCCGCACATTAAGCTTGTCAAAATTCTGTCAGACAAAAGATTGGGCTCAATAAAGAACTTGCTCGTATGTGGCTTCAATCTGTTGAACACTGCACTAATATAGATGTAGCAAGACCTTGCAACTCATGCGATCTTTCAGTGACATAGATGAAAACTAAATATTGACCCTAACATATGGAGAAGTATcatcatttttttcaaataatgctAGGGAACAATGGAACTGGCAAATTTAGTCTAATTTCACAAATGCAATGTGGTATTCTTTTAGTGTCTTTTAACTCGACTGGATTACTTAACTGCTTGAAGTAAGTTGGAACCCAATGACCTCCAGCAGGTCAGATAAGATATAACATTTCTTCAAATCAGGGTAAGGAATTCTATTTCACGTGCAAACAAAATGAATGTAAACGGATATAAACATGACCATAACACATTCACAAACTATCTGTAGATTAATACATAAATATAATCAGAACTGCACATTTAAATGAGATTACCTTTAGCAACAAAGGCCAATGAGATGTGTCTAGTTTCACTGTTTTTGTCTGTGGTTCGATTAGAAAGTCTGTCTCCTGTTGGATGCTCTGGAAGCATAAGAAAGAGTGCTgactttcaagttcattaacataacatactccctccaccaccagcagtACACCAAAATACCTTGCCTAACACAAGAGCTGCCATCTACATCAGGTCCAATATGTTACACATATTCTGGTATcatgatataaaaacagaaaatgatgaaaaCACATGGCAGCTCCAGGTTGAGGAACAGGAACTCATCTTCTAACTGGAGACTTTACAGTTTTCTCTGTTCATTATAGAATTCAACCATGTCAGAttatatctttttcctcaatTTTGTCTCTGTTCTTTTGTTGGTTTTGGCTTTCTTTATTCGCCTCATGCATTTGGACAGTAGTAACGGAGGAATTCACACCTCATCTGGACCCATGCTCCTTTACTATATTGAACCCCTTGGCTGTTACATCATTAAATTTTGATTTACAATCTTTCCTGCCTCCAGCTCATCCTCCTCCCTGCTTTACACTTCTACATTTAGCAATTCacacttctccctctcaaatctGCTTAAGTTTTCAACCAATAAAGCTAAACCCATCAATGACAGGTTTATAAACATGGATAGTCAATGACATTGGCAAGGCTACTTATGATTCATTACAATAGGTAAATGAATTATAGCAGTTTGGACAGCCTCATAGCCTTTGCCTCCAAACCTAAAGCATTCTGGAAACCCTACAGTTTAAACTGATCTCTCTTTGTGGAAAGCCTCATGTTCCACATGCTGTTTCTCACAATGCAAAGTTGAAATTATAGGAAAAAAATCTAATATTAGCATCAGTTATTTATTGTTAATGAAAAGCTTCCCTAAAACAACTATAATTTTCGAAAAATACCTTTTTAAAGGTTCAATGACTGGAAATATTGCAAATGCAACAGCTCCAAGAATGGAGGGTGGCGGAAATCTAGAAACAACAGTCTAGCATCCATCATTTAGGACGTAGCAGCGATGtgtggaagttttgagttataaagaaaggctggaatgctggaacatttttctctggaacataggaggttgaggggtgatcttaaagtttataaaatcatcaggcgCATAGATAAGATTAATAGCAatgtattttccctaggatggaggatttcaagacgagggacATTttaaaggtatggggagaaagattttaaaaacacatttaaaaaaaaaagaggatggtTCGCACTTGCAATGAATTTTCTGCGGAAGTGATGGTTGTGGACCCAATTACAACCtttagacaagtacatgaatagaaaaggtttggagggatatggccaggagcaggcaggtaggaatagtttagtttgggattatgtttggtataGACTGGATGGattggagggcctgtttccgtgctgtacgactctaagACAGTCTTGCCTTTTCCAAATTCGAGTTCcctcattaattatattcaaagttaaaaatcacacaacaccaggttatagtccaacaggtcaatttggaagtactagctttcagagttgctccttcatcaggtaactagtggggcaggatcataagacatagaatttatagcaaaagatcagtgtcatgcaattaaaacaatgtacttaacaaacctaaattgctgtaagtctttcaacttttagaatgggtttcagtgtttggttcattaatatgtaaatctcagaacttattttaagtcacattctccagataacttaaagttttatttttaaaaagtgacatctcagctcagacaatatgtacttaacaaacctaaattgctgttaagtctttcaacttttagaatgggtttcagtgtttggttcattaatatgtaaatctcagaacttattttaagtcacattctccagataacttaaagttttatttttaaaaagtgacatctcagctcagacaatatattaaaggtgtgaggttagattctgtctgtattccaagcTTGAATTTGACTGGTTCTAttcccaaagtaggaattgataaaatgttgTGTTTTTTGAGCAAACACAAATTCAGCACACAGAGGGTACATATGTATATGAgagagttggggtggggggagaagagagagtgtgtgtgcatgagtgtgaaggagtataagcctgtgagagggtgtatgcATGGGTGAGAGCATAGAAGGTGTATGTATCTGAGAGagggtctctgtgtgtgtgtgtgtatatgaaagTATATGGTGTACTgcagtcacctgtagtgtgacatgaacccaaggtatattctgtgtcttatgatcctaccccactaattacctgatgaaggaacagtgctctgaaagccagtatttccaaataaactagTTGGGATGTTAACctgttgtatgatttttgactttgtcctccccagtccaacagcagcacctcaacatcaaatatattcaagaccACGAAAGACATTTTTAATGGCTCAGCCCTCCATAGTGAAAAATTCCAGTTTCACCACCCTCAATGAAACAACCCCTTTACATCTACTCTGCCAAGAAACATATATGATTCAATGAGGTCGCTGCCCATTTTCAAACTCCGAATCCACTGAACCTCGCCCCATAAGAAAATGCCCCCATACTCACGATGCCAAGCTAGTGACCCTTTCCTGAAGTGTCGTCAACACCAATACATCTTTTCCTTAGATAACAGGGTTCAAACTGGATCCCAATAGCTTGCTTAGTTTGACCAAATGTCTCTatatttatactccattctctttgatacaaagaccaaaattccatttgccttcccttttaCCTGTTGAACTTGTGATTAAGTCATGACGAGATTCAAATCCCTGCGCTGCAGATCCCTGCAGTATTCCTCCACTGAAAAATTTTTAATCCTGTGTTTTTTTGCAAAATATATAACCTAATTTcttaccatctgcaagtttctgtACACTCATTTAATTTGTCTACATTGCTCTACAGACtttgtcatccaagtcatttatagatTGTaaactgtggacccagcactgatccctatgggaCACAGTAGTTAttgcttgatttggagatgccggtgttggactggattgtaccaagttaaaaatcacaacaccaggttatagtccaacaggtttaattggaagcacactagctttcggagtgacgctccttcatcaggtgattgtcctgaaggagtgtcgctccgaaagctagtgtgcttccaattaaacctgttggactaaaacctggtgttgtgtgatttttaacctagttATAGCTTGACAGCCTGAAAATTCTTATCTCAACACTGTCTtatattagttagccaattcttTCCTCACGCTAATGCATGACACACAATACTGTCGCCACTTATCCTATTAAGTAGCCTTATGCACATTACGCTATTGATTAGGTTTGGAAAATCCAAATATCAGTGTGTTTATTGGCTCACAACTGTACCTCCACAAAGAATTTAAATCAATGCCAGTCCTGAATATCCCTTCATGATCTCATGTCAaatcaatttgaatttaatatgcATTTCTAAAGACCTTTGCTTTAGAATCAgctttttccaattccagatgttAACCCAACTACAGAGGTATCAGGGTTTTGTCTCCATCCCTCTTTGAAAAAAGGTGTCATATTGGCATTTATCCAGTCTCACCCAGGACACTTCCATGGTCTAAGCACTCTTGGAACACGACTGCCAGTGTCGCCAACATCTCCTTTTAATACCCTACGATGCTACCCATCATATCCAAGGGATTTATCAGCTCTTAGTAAAGTGAGCTTCCTTGCAGAGACTGCATTTATGTCACCCCCATCCCTCCCAAATTTTGCTCCTTGCTTCACTTCTTGCACAATTTCGGACAGTAACACAAATTCAATTTTGCACTCCATCAAAGGGTTAAATACCTACCCCAATTCCTTCCCCGCTTTTCTTCCTTTGCTTCTTCTGTTTTTTAAAAGCTGCTGCAACCGACAAACAGACCTGGTTAGAATTCCTCTACAAAACTGAAGATTCTCATGTCACTGGGTGTCCAGTAAAGTTTGTCAAAATGCATGCGCTTATTAACGGCCTTTAACATTTTGAGACATACAATCAAAAGAAAGTTACTATTAGTTGCCACGTGGTTGTTCCCTCAGTTATATTATGTGGGGTGACCACTAAGCCAGCGAAAACAAGGCCGCTGGTCAGTTATCCGGGTCGGAGTTTACATGAAGTGAATTCCGGACTCTTTGTATAAGTCACCCTCGTGTAGAAGGATGTGAATTCAACGCGAGGCAGACATTACAATGCACACGTTGGTTGGAATCGCATGTCGCATCCACTACAGCATTCAATCTCAGAAGGCAGCTTGCCAACCACGCACTGCACAGTAGTGCATGAGCCCGCACTCGGAAACTCGTGGCGATGGCAAACAGCAAAGCGAGCTGCCAGGCCCGGCGCCATGCGGTGCGGCCCAGCCACGTGTCCAGCACCCAACATCGCTCGTTACCTATTTCCCAGCCAGAGCCCAGGGAAACGCTGGCGACACCCCCCCAGCCACCGAGTGACCGCTGACCGCGAGCAGAGATCGCGGGGAATTGGGGTCAGCTGCAGGGGCGCGAGGAAACCCCCAACTACCAGGCCACGGCGGCTacctccctcccttccctccGCCCCCCCTTGCCGGTGAGATGCAATGCCCTCAAGCCACCGCGCTGCCAGCTTCACTCCTCCCTTTAAACGAGCCTGCAAATGCAGATCGTTCTCTGCTGCCCTATTAAATCCGATACGGGCCTTTACCATCTCCGTCCGCCATCTTCTCGCGCTGATCACCAAATGAAGGAGCGCGCTTCACTCCGCGCGTGTCAATTAACGTCCCACCCCAGAATGCACCGCAATGCGCATGTCAATTACAGGGCGGGTCGGCGCATGCCCAGTGCTGGCACTAAGAAGATGCTGTTAATGCTACCCAACCCCGACaaaaaaagtacagaaaaaaTTTCAGCAGGCCAAGATTTTGACTTATTGTCAGACATCCAAATTTTTAAACACAAAGTCACGGCAAGGGAAAAAGAAAAGATTTTTCGAAGTTTGGAACGCAGGAGAAATTAGATGCTGAATGATTATGGTGCATGGCAAAGGTGAAAATGAGAAGGAGAAACATGGTCAGTGTGTTGGAGATGTAAAAACCATGATTGCTTGCAAATGCTCTTGGATAAAATACGGGTAATATTTATAAAATCGTACAATTCCTAACAgcgtgaaagtaggccattcggcccatcagtcCACACGACTCTCCTAAGACTAACCCAGACCCCAATCCTATCCTTATTTTCCATGGTCAATCCAACTAAACCGCACATCTtaggactgcaggaggaaacccgtgcagacacgaagaatgtgcaaagtctgCACAGGCAGTCACCCCAAGCTGAAGTCAAACCTGCGTCCCTACTGTTGTGAGACAGCAttgctagccactgaaccactgcTGCCCATTATGATCTTTACATGCTGAACTCGAGGCCAGAAGGTTGTAAACGGTCTCAATATTTGAGTTTGTACTTCTTAAACTCATTTTAAGTTTCATTAATTGTCTAAGAGGCAAGGTTCAGAAAGATCAGAGTGGAAGAGGGCAAGGGAATTGGTTCTGTCCTCATTTTACAAAAGGTTTCCAAGAACTCTCCATTTGGTTCAATAATTCCTCTATGAATAGTTTAAATCAACTTATTGCTAATCTACCTACAACATGAGGAAGGGTGCTTgtagtgcagtggcagtgtcccagCTCtgagccagagacccaggttcaagtctcatctgttccagagatgtgttacGACATTTCCAAATAGGTTGATGATAAATATCTACCAAGGATATGCTGATCACCTAATTCAGAGGCACCAACTGTTGGCAGTGTACCATACCTTTATTCTTTGGCCTAACAAAGGACATGGAGTCAGAATTCACCATTTGAATTCAGATTATCAAAACAGTATCCGAACTCGTCACGTAAACTGCACTCTGCTTGCTAACAACAGACGGGAGACTGCCAACaacaggggcggcacggtggctcagtggttagcgctgctgcctcacagccccagggtcccagcctcggatgactgtctgtgtggagtttgtacattctcctcgtgtctgcgtgggtttcctctgggtgctgtggtttcctcccacagtccaaaaatgtgcaggttaggtgaattggccaggctaaattgcccatagtgttaggtgcattagtcagagggaaattggtctgggtgggtaactcttcggagggtcggtgtggactggttgggccaaaggacctgtttccacactgtagggaatctaaaccaAGAAGCAGGAACCGATAGTGCTGCTAACATCATTCTCATCATCATTGGTCTCAGTTTTTCAGCATGGAAAGGGACGCTTCAGCCAATTGAGTCAATGCCAGTATTGAAAACTTTGGTACAAATTAGTAAGAGAAACATTTATAATGTTAGTTACTTattcatagaataagtagaaaaataaataaataagataatttacatttaaaaactTTAATGTTAACTAGAAAATAAGGAATGAAGTTAAAAGTTATTATAAACTCAAGTCACAATTTATTAACCTTAGTGACTGCCAACCAACTTTGGCAAGCGTCTCAGTTTTTGTTCACTTTTGCTGAAGTTAACAATGAACACTTGCAATAGATACTCATGCATCTCAACAGAATCAGTACTCAACACCAGCACAAGTTTCACATTAAAAACATGTTCAATTGAAATGGCCGAAGGGCTTTTACATAGAGAAAACAATACCTGTGCTATATTATGGGAGTGccatagaagcaaagagattgaGAACACTACAAAATACcaaattgaaaatgttttgaggtTTTATCCTGTAGTAGTATTTGGGTCCTTGGGGATCTGTGGGCTACACAGCACAATTTCCTGCTCTTgcctgaatgaaaaaaaattaacaactttgtcTCCAATTTCTACCTCTCCTTTTCCTTCTTGAGGTTCATCTTCACCTCTTCCTTTCTCAACTTCTGAATCCCTATTTTCTCAAATGAATTACTGACCAACATTCACTACTTTGCCACTGGTCTCATACAGGTATCTCAAGTACCTTTGCTCCCACCCCAGTCTAAGAGCTGTTATTCCCTTTTTGAATTCTTTGTGCTATCATTTCATCAGTTTTAGAATTTAGACACGAGCAGCAGGAAGCCACTAAAATCTTTTGATCCTGCATGGTTAGCCAGGAACATCATGCCTGATCTATTTCATGTCCATCAGCAAtgttaaatgtatttaaattcaCCATTCATACATTGCTGAGGgtagaacattccagaagattcatAACACTTCAtatagtgaagaaatttctccatccTAACCCGTGGTCCCTTCACATAAGATCGTGAACACCTCTCtttctagattccccaaccagGGGTAAAATGTCCTCCAAACAGCTACACTATCCAAGTAGCCATTTCAAAGGATTATGACTGATCTCATTGTCATCTCAAATCCACATCCCTTTCTATCCATGATTATCTTTCACG
Above is a window of Chiloscyllium plagiosum isolate BGI_BamShark_2017 chromosome 15, ASM401019v2, whole genome shotgun sequence DNA encoding:
- the dkc1 gene encoding H/ACA ribonucleoprotein complex subunit DKC1 isoform X2 — encoded protein: MADGDAAFKKQKKQRKKSGEGIGSIQQETDFLIEPQTKTVKLDTSHWPLLLKNFDKLNVRTTHYTPIPNGCSPLKREISEYVRSGFINLDKPANPSSHEVVAWIRRILRVEKTGHSGTLDPKVTGCLIVCIERATRLVKSQQSAGKEYVGIVRLHNAIENEHQLSRGLEMLTGALFQRPPLIAAVKRQLRVRTVYNSKLVEYDPERRLGIFWVSCEAGTYIRTLCVHLGLLLGVGGQMQELRRVRSGVNSEMDNMVTMHDVLDAQWQYDHNKDETYLRRVIYPLEKLLVTHKRLVMKDSAVNAICYGAKIMLPGLLRYEDGIEVNQEIVVVTTKGEAICIAIALMTTAVISTCDHGVVAKIKRVIMERDTYPRKWGLGPKASQKKMMIKQGLLDKHGKPNGSTPESWKKDYIDYTRGSSTAPNDATQTQPVKRKRESESESDEPAVSSTPTTQQLTPELGKKDKKKKKKEKKQKLLQETEVKPESDNPEPTLLTPKKEKKKKKKEEKIGESGTGNTESSKKKKKKKEKIESGE
- the dkc1 gene encoding H/ACA ribonucleoprotein complex subunit DKC1 isoform X1 encodes the protein MADGDGKAAFKKQKKQRKKSGEGIGSIQQETDFLIEPQTKTVKLDTSHWPLLLKNFDKLNVRTTHYTPIPNGCSPLKREISEYVRSGFINLDKPANPSSHEVVAWIRRILRVEKTGHSGTLDPKVTGCLIVCIERATRLVKSQQSAGKEYVGIVRLHNAIENEHQLSRGLEMLTGALFQRPPLIAAVKRQLRVRTVYNSKLVEYDPERRLGIFWVSCEAGTYIRTLCVHLGLLLGVGGQMQELRRVRSGVNSEMDNMVTMHDVLDAQWQYDHNKDETYLRRVIYPLEKLLVTHKRLVMKDSAVNAICYGAKIMLPGLLRYEDGIEVNQEIVVVTTKGEAICIAIALMTTAVISTCDHGVVAKIKRVIMERDTYPRKWGLGPKASQKKMMIKQGLLDKHGKPNGSTPESWKKDYIDYTRGSSTAPNDATQTQPVKRKRESESESDEPAVSSTPTTQQLTPELGKKDKKKKKKEKKQKLLQETEVKPESDNPEPTLLTPKKEKKKKKKEEKIGESGTGNTESSKKKKKKKEKIESGE
- the dkc1 gene encoding H/ACA ribonucleoprotein complex subunit DKC1 isoform X3, translating into MMQVTAAFKKQKKQRKKSGEGIGSIQQETDFLIEPQTKTVKLDTSHWPLLLKNFDKLNVRTTHYTPIPNGCSPLKREISEYVRSGFINLDKPANPSSHEVVAWIRRILRVEKTGHSGTLDPKVTGCLIVCIERATRLVKSQQSAGKEYVGIVRLHNAIENEHQLSRGLEMLTGALFQRPPLIAAVKRQLRVRTVYNSKLVEYDPERRLGIFWVSCEAGTYIRTLCVHLGLLLGVGGQMQELRRVRSGVNSEMDNMVTMHDVLDAQWQYDHNKDETYLRRVIYPLEKLLVTHKRLVMKDSAVNAICYGAKIMLPGLLRYEDGIEVNQEIVVVTTKGEAICIAIALMTTAVISTCDHGVVAKIKRVIMERDTYPRKWGLGPKASQKKMMIKQGLLDKHGKPNGSTPESWKKDYIDYTRGSSTAPNDATQTQPVKRKRESESESDEPAVSSTPTTQQLTPELGKKDKKKKKKEKKQKLLQETEVKPESDNPEPTLLTPKKEKKKKKKEEKIGESGTGNTESSKKKKKKKEKIESGE